One window of Alteromonas sp. LMIT006 genomic DNA carries:
- the ahpF gene encoding alkyl hydroperoxide reductase subunit F, with protein MITPEIKQALTQYTQNMNAPLSFVLQVGEHEKRDELKTFLSDIASVNDKLSLVERDVAELRSPISFALYVNDEPTGIIFSGIPSGHEFNSLVLAMLHATGTDMKLDSGIQQIIKAVESPLQFEVYVSLSCHNCPDVVQALNQFALLNPNISSEMIDGGLYPELIEQNNIQGVPTVLLNGQVFANGKVDTAVLVSKLQEFEPELASKAQPAEQLPLQDVTVLGGGPAGVAAAIYAARKGLAVTVIAEKFGGQVKETMGIENLISVSSTTGPKLTGAMMDHLNDYDITLKEHLRVTQIEQGDIKKLTLSSGEIIETKTLIVATGANWRELNVPGEKENIGNGVAYCPHCDGPFYKGKDVAVIGGGNSGVEAALDLSGIVKSVTVYEFLPELKADQVLVDQMAKRDNITVVKNAATKQVLATNGKVSAIEYEERETGEIKQQALDGIFVQIGLVPNSQVLKGVVELTPYGEVVINEKGETSAPGIFACGDVTTVPYKQIIIAMGEGSKASLAAFDYLLKNF; from the coding sequence ATGATTACTCCAGAAATCAAACAAGCATTGACACAATACACGCAAAACATGAATGCGCCGCTATCATTTGTGTTACAGGTTGGCGAGCACGAAAAGCGTGATGAACTCAAAACTTTTTTAAGCGACATTGCCTCTGTGAATGACAAATTAAGTTTAGTCGAGCGCGATGTGGCAGAACTGCGCAGTCCGATTTCGTTTGCGTTGTACGTCAACGATGAACCGACTGGGATTATTTTCTCCGGCATTCCATCGGGACATGAATTTAACTCTCTAGTGCTCGCGATGCTACATGCAACCGGCACAGACATGAAATTAGACAGCGGTATTCAACAAATCATTAAGGCCGTGGAGAGCCCATTACAGTTTGAAGTCTATGTCTCTTTAAGCTGTCACAACTGTCCAGATGTGGTACAGGCGCTCAATCAGTTTGCGTTGTTAAATCCAAACATCAGCAGTGAAATGATCGACGGTGGGTTGTATCCAGAACTCATTGAGCAAAACAATATTCAAGGCGTGCCAACCGTTTTACTTAACGGTCAGGTATTTGCAAATGGCAAAGTAGACACTGCGGTATTAGTCAGTAAGTTACAGGAATTTGAACCTGAACTGGCAAGTAAAGCTCAGCCAGCCGAGCAGTTGCCCCTACAAGATGTGACTGTGCTAGGTGGAGGCCCAGCGGGTGTGGCAGCAGCTATTTATGCCGCGCGTAAAGGCCTTGCTGTGACTGTGATTGCTGAGAAATTCGGTGGTCAGGTCAAAGAAACCATGGGCATAGAAAACTTGATTTCAGTGTCATCCACCACAGGCCCCAAGTTGACCGGCGCGATGATGGATCACTTGAATGACTATGATATCACGCTCAAAGAACATTTACGTGTGACGCAGATTGAGCAAGGGGATATCAAAAAGCTCACGCTTTCGAGCGGAGAAATCATTGAAACCAAAACCCTGATTGTGGCAACGGGCGCAAACTGGAGAGAGCTCAATGTTCCTGGCGAAAAAGAAAACATTGGTAATGGCGTGGCTTATTGCCCACATTGTGATGGTCCATTTTATAAAGGCAAAGATGTGGCTGTTATTGGTGGCGGTAATAGCGGTGTGGAAGCTGCTTTAGATTTGTCCGGCATTGTAAAATCAGTGACTGTCTATGAGTTCTTACCTGAGCTAAAAGCTGACCAGGTTTTGGTTGACCAGATGGCCAAACGCGACAACATTACTGTTGTGAAGAACGCCGCGACCAAGCAAGTATTGGCAACTAATGGCAAGGTCAGCGCAATTGAGTATGAAGAGCGTGAAACTGGCGAGATTAAGCAACAAGCGTTAGACGGTATCTTTGTCCAAATCGGTTTGGTGCCTAACTCGCAAGTGTTAAAAGGTGTAGTAGAGTTGACGCCATACGGTGAGGTGGTCATCAATGAAAAAGGTGAAACCTCCGCGCCGGGGATCTTTGCTTGTGGTGATGTCACGACCGTGCCTTATAAGCAAATCATCATTGCGATGGGCGAAGGCTCTAAAGCCAGTTTGGCGGCCTTCGATTACTTGCTTAAGAACTTTTAA
- a CDS encoding type II toxin-antitoxin system VapC family toxin — protein sequence MSVIDTNTLIALTIAKGAKRLDIGQFQDEECIAPTLCKTEFVHVLLKYLKANLISYQQAEVAIETMLAIIKFDCFSRPEDILALAKTFKITAYDAEFVSLAIERDTQLVTFDKALLNTFPDICKKPIQ from the coding sequence ATGAGTGTGATTGATACAAACACACTCATTGCATTGACAATTGCAAAAGGCGCAAAACGATTGGATATAGGCCAATTTCAGGATGAAGAATGCATTGCTCCTACCCTTTGTAAAACTGAATTTGTGCATGTTTTACTTAAATATTTGAAAGCAAATTTAATCAGCTATCAACAAGCGGAAGTAGCAATTGAAACTATGCTGGCTATAATTAAATTTGATTGTTTTTCCCGACCAGAAGATATTCTTGCGCTAGCAAAGACATTTAAGATTACCGCTTACGATGCTGAATTTGTTTCGCTTGCCATCGAAAGGGATACTCAACTGGTTACCTTTGATAAAGCCTTACTAAATACCTTTCCTGATATCTGCAAAAAGCCCATTCAATAG
- the ahpC gene encoding alkyl hydroperoxide reductase subunit C — protein sequence MAKINQTIPQFETQAFVPGEKDFVTINSETDVKGKWSVFLFYPADFTFVCPTELEDMQNVYGELKELGVEVYAVSTDSHFVHKAWHENSEAISKVTYPMLGDTTGAITRGFDIMIEEAGQALRGTFIVNPEGVIKVAEIHDLGIGRSAKDTLRKVKAAQYVANHDGEVCPAAWEEGQATLAPSLDLVGKI from the coding sequence ATGGCTAAAATTAACCAAACTATCCCTCAATTTGAAACGCAAGCATTTGTGCCTGGCGAAAAAGATTTTGTCACCATCAATTCTGAAACGGATGTAAAAGGCAAATGGTCTGTATTCTTATTCTACCCAGCAGACTTCACCTTTGTATGTCCAACTGAACTAGAAGACATGCAAAATGTTTACGGTGAATTAAAAGAATTGGGTGTTGAGGTATACGCAGTATCAACTGACTCACACTTTGTCCACAAAGCGTGGCATGAAAACTCAGAAGCAATCAGCAAGGTCACTTACCCAATGTTAGGTGACACTACTGGTGCGATCACTCGTGGTTTTGACATCATGATCGAAGAAGCTGGCCAAGCATTGCGCGGTACTTTCATAGTTAACCCTGAAGGTGTTATCAAGGTTGCTGAAATCCACGACCTAGGCATTGGTCGTTCTGCAAAAGATACATTGCGTAAAGTGAAAGCTGCTCAGTATGTAGCAAACCACGACGGCGAAGTATGTCCAGCGGCATGGGAAGAAGGTCAAGCAACCCTTGCACCAAGCTTAGACTTAGTTGGCAAAATCTAA